One genomic segment of Musa acuminata AAA Group cultivar baxijiao chromosome BXJ3-3, Cavendish_Baxijiao_AAA, whole genome shotgun sequence includes these proteins:
- the LOC135633201 gene encoding putative pumilio homolog 7, chloroplastic has protein sequence MLEEEERKEGMRMGKQEDREIEMLLNEIPRATSPHLYHHRLFACGGDGEMHARHGMCLGIRDVDGYGCWCGSGHGHGHGGGHACLLPPPHPPSEGSSSSSSGSGLLSGRLSPTVDEQTQQRLPSAAKDRMLVELGLLDKLNDIHLGTDPRAPNGLPPMPASMKENIPTYPSLFQTKYRDDYSAYGHSLNPNPLLFDVDKNRYLSQLQQHCPVEANLVEPWLESFPYGSTGLGADGALGRDSHYRGSFAGGLASSMNRSYPISDIFMQSGKIRMDCNWDGNALAASRLPHNFLVSNGRPQSVRIQRNIEAVGSEGSLVIQDKLPHHMRNQWNHLLRENKVSKFDEELNAQRIPVKLPTFPLKYDNLMGFKGRTYYIAKDQHGCRSLQRKLDEGKHQVDMIFDGVIEHVVELMMDPFGNYLMQKLLEVCSEEQLMQILFVLKEDPTNLVRISLNIHGTRSVQKLIETLKTRQQIALVISAMQHGILDLIKDLNGSHVLQRCLESFKPEDNKFIFDAAAKHCVDIATHRHGCCVLQKCIASSIGEDKAKLVSEISANGYELARDPFGNYVVQYIVDLNNPLASAKLVSQFEGKYVQLSVQKFSSNVVEKCLRVFGEDARATIITELLSVSHFEQLLQDPYANYVIRSALENSKGSLYAALEEAILPHEVMLRTNPYSKRIFSRLRLKK, from the exons atgctggaggaggaggagaggaaagaAGGCATGAGGATGGGGAAGCAGGAAGACAGGGAGATTGAGATGTTGTTGAACGAGATCCCCCGTGCGACGTCTCCCCACCTTTATCATCATCGCCTCTTCGCTTGCGGAGGCGACGGCGAAATGCACGCTCGCCATGGCATGTGCCTTGGGATTCGTGATGTCGATGGGTACGGGTGTTGGTGCGGGAGTGGGCATGGCCATGGCCATGGCGGCGGCCATGCATGCCTTCTCCCGCCGCCGCACCCTCCTTCGGAGgggtcgtcgtcctcctcgtcGGGGTCCGGCTTACTCTCAGGCAGGCTCTCCCCGACCGTCGATGAACAGACGCAGCAGCGGTTGCCCTCTGCCGCGAAGGATCGGATGCTAGTAGAACTTGGCTTGCTCGACAAGCTTAACGATATTCATCTGGGGACCGATCCGAGAGCACCAAATGGTCTTCCGCCGATGCCGGCATCGATGAAAGAGAACATCCCAACCTACCCGTCTCTGTTCCAGACTAAGTATCGAGATGATTATAGCGCGTATGGTCACTCCCTTAATCCAAACCCTCTGTTGTTTGATGTAGATAAGAACCGATACCTATCTCAATTGCAGCAGCATTGCCCCGTAGAGGCAAACTTAGTCGAGCCATGGCTCGAGAGCTTCCCTTATGGATCAACAGGGCTGGGTGCTGATGGAGCCCTTGGAAGAGATTCTCACTATAGGGGGAGTTTTGCTGGGGGCTTGGCTTCCTCTATGAATCGATCTTATCCCATTTCTGATATTTTCATGCAATCGGGAAAGATAAGAATGGATTGCAATTGGGATGGGAACGCATTGGCTGCCTCAAGATTGCCTCACAATTTTCTGGTATCAAATGGACGACCTCAATCTGTGAGAATCCAGAGAAACATTGAGGCTGTTGGATCTGAGGGCAGTTTGGTTATACAGGACAAGTTGCCCCATCACATGAGGAACCAATGGAATCATCTCCTTAGGGAAAATAAAGTATCAAAGTTTGATGAAGAGTTGAATGCACAAAGGATCCCTGTGAAGCTTCCAACATTTCCACTGAAGTATGATAACTTGATGGGCTTCAAAGGACGTACCTATTATATTGCAAAGGACCAGCATGGGTGTCGGTCCTTGCAACGGAAGCTTGATGAAGGGAAGCATCAGGTTGATATGATTTTTGATGGGGTTATCGAGCATGTTGTAGAGCTCATGATGGATCCCTTTGGGAATTATCTCATGCAGAAGCTATTGGAAGTATGCAGTGAAGAACAACTGATGCAGATACTCTTCGTGTTGAAGGAAGATCCAACTAACCTTGTCAGGATCTCCCTAAACATTCATGG GACAAGATCTGTGCAGAAGTTAATAGAGACACTCAAAACGAGGCAGCAAATTGCACTGGTTATATCAGCCATGCAACATGGGATTCTAGATCTCATCAAGGACTTAAATGGCAGTCATGTGCTTCAACGTTGCTTAGAATCTTTTAAACCTGAAGATAATAAG TTCATCTTTGATGCTGCTGCAAAGCATTGTGTTGATATTGCAACTCATCGACATGGATGTTGTGTGTTGCAAAAATGTATAGCGTCTTCTATTGGAGAAGATAAAGCAAAGTTGGTTTCAGAAATATCAGCTAATGGCTATGAACTTGCTCGTGATCCTTTTGG AAATTATGTCGTCCAGTATATTGTCGACCTGAATAACCCTTTAGCAAGTGCAAAGTTGGTATCACAATTTGAAGGGAAGTATGTACAGCTCTCTGTTCAGAAATTTAGCAGTAACGTGGTGGAGAAATGCTTGAGGGTTTTTGGTGAAGATGCTCGAGCCACTATAATAACTGAATTGCTTTCGGTCTCTCATTTTGAGCAATTACTGCAGGACCCTTATGCGAACTATGTCATCCGATCTGCACTTGAAAATTCCAAG GGTTCTCTCTATGCTGCACTAGAAGAAGCCATCCTTCCTCATGAAGTGATGCTGAGAACCAACCCTTACAGCAAGCGAATCTTTTCACGATTACGACTGAAAAAGTGA
- the LOC135633125 gene encoding flocculation protein FLO11-like, with product MISTISGSIQSSNTGENEEYDSRGESISSFNLPPPHPSPSPTTATTFQHERPSSSFIFDPLSPYLTSFPFPPPESNSLSLDSTWLKRIQPYSACTTLGAMTATRSSVSSSASPSSVQPPAQADRSSAAPRGAKKRSRASRRAPTTVLTTDTSNFRAMVQQFTGLPTPPFTSSHFPRPRLDLYNMGAAAIPPYLLRPSAQKTPSASFLPMTTTSTSSASLLDHAIASISGNTIVSINMPIRTTETSSPIGATPSSTEKCQLSLFGAQYPSTLDMQSANFISQPLLQSQTAPEYNSHSLGYAFGGLGSLLATEGMNLSHDTDVLSGWANESGQENAEPARSKTIIRNYGNPR from the exons ATGATTTCCACGATCAG CGGGAGCATCCAGTCTTCAAACACCGGTGAGAACGAAGAGTACGACTCTCGAGGTGAGTCCATCTCCTCCTTCAACCTCCCACCACCACATCCATCACCGTCACCAACAACTGCTACTACTTTCCAACACGAACGCCCTTCATCCTCCTTCATCTTTGATCCTCTATCCCCGTACCTCACCTCCTTCCCCTTCCCACCTCCGGAGTCCAATTCTCTCAGCCTCGACTCTACATGGCTTAAAAGAATCCAACCATATTCCGCTTGCACCACCCTGGGCGCCATGACGGCCACTCGCTCCTCAGTATCATCATCAGCGAGTCCCTCCTCGGTGCAACCACCCGCGCAAGCTGATCGCTCTTCCGCCGCCCCACGAGGCGCCAAGAAGCGGTCGAGGGCGTCGAGGCGAGCCCCGACCACCGTCCTCACCACCGACACTTCCAACTTCCGCGCGATGGTGCAACAGTTCACTGGCCTACCGACACCGCCCTTCACTTCCTCCCACTTTCCCCGCCCTCGGCTTGACCTCTACAACATGGGGGCCGCCGCGATTCCCCCTTATCTCCTTAGGCCCTCTGCCCAAAAAACCCCATCTGCTTCCTTCCTTCCCATGACTACTACTTCCACCTCCTCCGCTTCACTTCTTGATCATGCTATTGCTTCTATTTCTGGGAACACCATTGTCAGCATAAACATGCCCATTAGAACTACTGAAACAAGTTCTCCAATTGGTGCTACTCCAAGCTCCACCGAGAAGTGCCAATTGTCACTCTTCGGTGCTCAGTATCCAAGCACACTCGACATGCAAAGCGCAAATTTTATCTCCCAACCCCTTCTCCAATCTCAGACCGCTCCCGAGTACAACTCACACTCCTTGGGCTACGCCTTTGGAGGCCTCGGGAGCCTGCTCGCCACCGAAGGCATGAACTTGAGCCATGATACCGATGTTCTATCCGGTTGGGCTAATGAATCAGGACAGGAGAATGCGGAACCAGCTCGATCAAAGACAATCATCAGAAACTACGGCAATCCGAGATAG